A portion of the Actinomycetota bacterium genome contains these proteins:
- a CDS encoding TetR/AcrR family transcriptional regulator: MARRENPVKELRERQIKDAALKLFSEKGFHNTTITQIAAAADLGKGTIYWYWKSKEELAFSLVEEMLADFVRLIEEARDGEGMVVERFQGLVAEVAQLYERETEYLRLLWKFRVDRSYIFSEDYTRRVASYYQRMRKALEEMIEEGIGRGELRRMDPQRMAFILLGIAEGLELEWLENEEEFSMRDALPEIMDIVVAGLRR; this comes from the coding sequence ATGGCCAGGCGCGAGAACCCAGTAAAGGAACTCCGGGAGAGGCAGATAAAGGATGCCGCCCTCAAGCTCTTCTCGGAAAAGGGCTTCCACAACACCACCATAACCCAGATAGCGGCCGCGGCCGACCTGGGCAAAGGCACTATCTACTGGTACTGGAAGAGCAAGGAGGAGCTGGCATTCTCCCTCGTGGAGGAGATGCTGGCGGACTTTGTACGCCTCATCGAGGAAGCCAGGGACGGTGAGGGCATGGTGGTGGAGAGGTTCCAGGGACTGGTGGCCGAGGTGGCACAGCTCTATGAGCGCGAGACGGAGTACCTGCGGTTGCTCTGGAAGTTCCGGGTAGACCGCTCGTATATATTCAGCGAGGACTACACCAGACGGGTCGCCAGCTATTACCAGCGCATGCGGAAAGCACTGGAGGAGATGATCGAGGAGGGGATCGGGAGGGGGGAGCTGAGAAGGATGGACCCGCAGCGCATGGCCTTCATCCTCCTGGGTATCGCTGAGGGGCTGGAACTGGAATGGCTGGAAAACGAGGAAGAATTCTCCATGCGCGACGCGCTGCCGGAGATCATGGATATCGTCGTCGCGGGACTGCGGAGATAA
- a CDS encoding acyl-CoA dehydrogenase family protein, with translation MYELTEEQKMLQQTVRQLAKEKVEPRAMEIDASGEYPWDMFELLRDNDLLALCFPEELDGAGADLLTICIAIEELAKVCTNTSLILGVCKLGSQPIMLAANDEQLKKYIPPLARGEKQCAFGLTEPGAGSDAAAMTTRAVKKNGAYVMNGQKCFITNGGIADTYSIFAKTDESSGVKGISAFIVEKEFPGFGIGKIEHKMGIRGSQTCELVFEDMEVPAENLLGKEGEGFKIAMMTLDRTRPSIGAQALGIAAGALEHAVAYAKERVQFGAPIARLQGIQFMLADMAMQVEAARQLVYYSAHLVETAGREASAVSAMAKCFASDVAMKVTVDAVQVLGGYGYMVEYPLERMMRDAKITQIYEGTNQVQRVVIARHLLG, from the coding sequence ATGTACGAACTAACCGAAGAACAGAAGATGCTGCAGCAGACCGTACGCCAGCTGGCGAAGGAGAAGGTCGAGCCGCGGGCAATGGAGATCGACGCCAGCGGCGAATACCCCTGGGATATGTTCGAACTCCTGCGCGACAATGACCTCCTTGCCCTGTGCTTCCCGGAGGAACTCGACGGCGCGGGTGCCGACCTGCTCACCATCTGTATCGCCATCGAGGAACTGGCCAAGGTTTGCACCAACACCAGCCTCATCCTGGGGGTCTGCAAGCTGGGTTCGCAGCCCATAATGCTTGCCGCCAACGACGAGCAGCTCAAGAAGTATATCCCTCCGCTGGCCCGGGGCGAGAAACAGTGCGCCTTCGGCCTCACCGAACCCGGCGCTGGCTCCGACGCAGCGGCCATGACCACGCGGGCGGTGAAGAAGAACGGCGCCTACGTCATGAACGGGCAGAAATGTTTCATCACCAACGGCGGCATCGCCGACACCTATTCTATCTTCGCCAAGACCGACGAGAGCTCGGGGGTCAAGGGTATCTCCGCCTTCATCGTGGAGAAAGAGTTCCCCGGCTTCGGCATCGGCAAGATCGAGCACAAGATGGGGATCAGGGGCTCCCAGACCTGTGAGCTGGTCTTCGAGGACATGGAAGTGCCCGCTGAAAACCTCCTCGGCAAGGAGGGCGAGGGCTTCAAGATCGCCATGATGACCCTCGACCGCACCCGCCCCTCCATCGGAGCCCAGGCCCTGGGCATCGCCGCCGGAGCCCTGGAACACGCCGTCGCCTACGCCAAGGAGAGGGTGCAGTTCGGAGCGCCCATAGCCCGGCTGCAGGGCATCCAGTTCATGCTGGCGGACATGGCCATGCAGGTGGAAGCGGCGAGGCAACTGGTATATTATTCGGCCCACCTGGTGGAGACGGCGGGGCGGGAGGCATCCGCGGTATCGGCCATGGCCAAGTGCTTCGCTTCCGACGTGGCCATGAAGGTCACCGTGGACGCGGTGCAGGTACTGGGGGGTTACGGCTACATGGTCGAGTACCCCCTGGAGCGCATGATGCGAGACGCCAAGATCACCCAGATCTATGAGGGCACAAACCAGGTGCAGCGCGTGGTCATAGCCCGCCACCTGCTCGGATGA
- a CDS encoding acetyl-CoA C-acyltransferase, which produces MKETVVISSARTPFGRLSGALKDFSAQDLGGIAIAAAIKRAGIDPAIIDCVIMGQVITGGQGQITARQAAIKGGVPKDKWCINVNKVCISSMSALEMADQMIKLDQAEVLIVGGQESMTNAPYFISKARMGYRMGNGVLVDGMIHDGLWDAFENMHMGKGSDKWAKEYGITREQMDLVGARSQQRAAEATAAGRLAEELVPVEIPQKKGDPLVFDKDEGIRGDTTVEALAKLKPAFDKEGAVTAGNASQINDGACAAVVMSADKAKEMGLEPLCSVVSYGWNAGEFADLHPCPALAIQDALKKAGMEVSDLKLLEINEAFASVTWRSTELLGLDPNTMDNVNVNGGAIAFGHPVGVSGIRIITTMAYELRRRGGGYGAAGICGGGGQGDGLIIKVG; this is translated from the coding sequence ATGAAAGAGACCGTAGTCATAAGCTCCGCGAGGACACCCTTTGGGCGGCTGTCGGGGGCGCTCAAGGATTTCTCCGCCCAGGACCTCGGCGGGATCGCCATCGCCGCGGCCATAAAGAGAGCCGGTATCGACCCCGCTATTATCGACTGCGTAATCATGGGCCAGGTTATAACGGGGGGCCAGGGACAGATAACGGCGCGCCAGGCGGCCATCAAGGGAGGAGTCCCTAAGGATAAATGGTGCATAAACGTCAATAAGGTCTGCATCTCCTCCATGTCCGCCCTGGAGATGGCGGACCAGATGATCAAGCTGGACCAGGCGGAGGTCCTCATCGTGGGCGGCCAGGAGTCCATGACCAACGCCCCCTATTTCATCTCCAAGGCGCGCATGGGATACCGCATGGGCAATGGCGTGCTGGTGGACGGCATGATCCACGACGGGCTCTGGGACGCCTTCGAGAACATGCATATGGGCAAGGGCTCGGACAAGTGGGCCAAGGAGTATGGCATCACGCGCGAGCAGATGGATCTCGTGGGAGCCCGCAGCCAGCAGAGGGCGGCGGAGGCGACCGCGGCCGGGCGCCTCGCCGAGGAGTTAGTACCGGTGGAGATACCCCAAAAGAAGGGCGACCCGTTGGTCTTCGACAAGGACGAGGGAATAAGGGGCGACACCACCGTCGAGGCCCTGGCCAAGCTGAAGCCGGCCTTCGACAAGGAGGGCGCGGTCACGGCAGGTAACGCCTCCCAGATCAACGACGGGGCATGTGCCGCCGTGGTCATGAGCGCGGACAAGGCCAAGGAGATGGGACTGGAACCGCTGTGCAGCGTGGTATCGTACGGCTGGAACGCCGGGGAGTTCGCGGACCTTCACCCCTGCCCGGCGCTTGCGATACAGGATGCGCTGAAAAAAGCCGGCATGGAGGTGAGCGACCTCAAGCTGCTGGAGATAAACGAGGCCTTCGCCAGCGTCACCTGGCGCTCCACGGAACTGCTCGGTCTCGACCCGAACACCATGGACAACGTCAACGTCAACGGCGGGGCCATCGCTTTCGGCCATCCCGTTGGGGTGAGTGGCATCCGAATCATCACTACCATGGCTTATGAGCTGCGCCGCCGCGGCGGCGGCTACGGCGCCGCGGGCATCTGCGGCGGTGGCGGACAGGGCGACGGCCTGATCATCAAAGTAGGTTGA
- a CDS encoding acyl-CoA dehydrogenase family protein: MELLYELDDEKNLFRKTVRDFAEQEIRPQVEQMWDTGEFPYDIVRKMGDLGILGIPFPEEYGGAGGDYLAYAIAVEELARVDGSCAITVEAHISLGASPFHYFGSEEQKREWLVPLAQGKILGSFGLTEPEAGSDAGNTQTKADLVNGEWVINGTKCFITNPGTEMSGVVTLTVVTGVRPNGKKEISNIYVPKGTPGYNIAPKYKKMGWHASDTRELSFDDCRVPESNLIGKRGEGFRQFLDCLDGGRIAIAALAVGTAQGAFEESVNYAKERKQFGTPIASFQAIQFKLADMATDIEIARNITYRAAAMRDGGVPHTKEAAMAKLFSSEMCMRTTTQAVQVHGGYGYMDEYAVSRFFRDAKILEIGEGTSEVQRMVIAREIGLR; encoded by the coding sequence ATGGAGTTGTTATACGAGCTTGACGACGAAAAGAACCTCTTCCGCAAGACCGTCAGGGATTTCGCCGAGCAGGAGATACGTCCCCAGGTGGAACAGATGTGGGATACGGGTGAATTCCCCTACGACATCGTGCGCAAGATGGGCGACCTGGGCATCCTGGGCATTCCCTTCCCCGAGGAATACGGCGGGGCGGGAGGGGACTACCTGGCCTACGCCATCGCGGTCGAGGAGCTCGCCCGCGTGGACGGCTCCTGCGCCATCACCGTGGAGGCGCACATATCCCTGGGCGCCAGCCCCTTCCATTACTTTGGCTCGGAGGAGCAGAAGCGTGAATGGCTGGTGCCCCTGGCACAGGGGAAGATCCTTGGTTCTTTCGGCCTCACCGAGCCGGAAGCGGGTTCTGATGCCGGCAATACCCAGACCAAGGCCGACCTGGTGAACGGGGAATGGGTCATAAACGGCACCAAGTGCTTCATCACCAACCCCGGCACGGAGATGAGCGGGGTGGTCACGCTCACCGTGGTGACCGGAGTCCGTCCCAATGGCAAGAAAGAGATCTCCAACATCTACGTCCCCAAGGGCACCCCTGGATACAACATCGCGCCCAAGTACAAGAAGATGGGCTGGCATGCCTCGGATACCCGAGAGCTCAGCTTCGACGATTGCCGCGTGCCGGAATCCAACCTCATCGGCAAGCGGGGCGAAGGGTTCAGGCAGTTCCTCGACTGTCTCGACGGCGGGAGGATCGCCATCGCCGCGCTCGCGGTGGGAACGGCGCAAGGGGCTTTCGAGGAGAGCGTGAACTACGCAAAGGAGCGCAAGCAGTTCGGCACGCCCATAGCGTCGTTCCAGGCCATCCAGTTCAAGTTGGCCGATATGGCCACGGATATCGAGATCGCCCGTAACATCACCTATAGGGCGGCGGCCATGCGTGATGGCGGCGTTCCCCACACCAAGGAGGCGGCCATGGCCAAGCTCTTCTCCTCGGAGATGTGCATGCGCACTACGACCCAGGCGGTGCAGGTGCATGGCGGGTACGGTTACATGGACGAGTACGCGGTGTCGCGTTTCTTCCGCGATGCCAAGATCCTGGAGATAGGCGAGGGCACCTCGGAGGTGCAGCGCATGGTCATCGCCAGGGAGATCGGACTGAGATAG
- a CDS encoding OB-fold domain-containing protein, whose translation MGLELIKNLMEVYTAEDPMAFQHPDGDPWADFREVMRIEWKMDFTYKHVLGKYSKFFIELANGKFVTTKCKDCGKVWGIPRPLCSDCMGICEWEELPGTGILTSYSVSNFVPAFMKVEIPYVLAIVKLDGADTHFTHQLRNYGDSTDSIKTGMPVKVAYATEPVDHPMLLMYFEPA comes from the coding sequence ATGGGACTCGAACTCATCAAGAACCTCATGGAAGTCTATACCGCGGAAGATCCCATGGCCTTCCAGCATCCGGACGGAGATCCCTGGGCGGATTTCCGCGAGGTCATGCGCATCGAGTGGAAGATGGACTTCACCTACAAGCACGTGCTCGGCAAGTACTCCAAGTTCTTCATCGAGCTGGCCAACGGGAAGTTCGTCACCACCAAGTGCAAGGACTGCGGGAAGGTATGGGGCATACCGCGCCCCCTCTGCTCTGACTGTATGGGCATCTGCGAGTGGGAGGAGCTGCCGGGCACAGGCATTCTGACCAGCTACTCCGTCTCCAATTTCGTGCCCGCCTTCATGAAGGTGGAGATCCCCTACGTGCTGGCCATCGTCAAGCTGGACGGGGCGGATACCCATTTCACCCACCAGCTGCGCAATTACGGCGATTCGACGGACAGCATCAAGACGGGAATGCCGGTAAAGGTGGCTTATGCCACCGAACCGGTTGACCACCCCATGCTGCTCATGTACTTCGAGCCCGCGTAG
- a CDS encoding thiolase domain-containing protein (Catalyzes the synthesis of acetoacetyl coenzyme A from two molecules of acetyl coenzyme A. It can also act as a thiolase, catalyzing the reverse reaction and generating two-carbon units from the four-carbon product of fatty acid oxidation), with protein sequence MEVLDKKRRVYVLGGGISKFAAERVDGNMRDWINEAVLEALEDSGTRIEDIEHSTTSYFSDHFDKQLKAGAIFHDNIGMCPKPNVRVEGGGGTGGLAIRNAYAYIKSGLCDSMIVFGAENMGRCVPSDVAQQFIALASDTDWEVQVAGFYIAYYAIMMVTHMEKYGTKEEQFAMVSVKNHRNAMYNPKAHYPMDITVDDVMNSKMITYPYKLLDNCLLSDGAACIVFATEEWAKKHSTTWEKKPTIELTGTGCGTDFMRMADRPFPYPGITHFRGKREGSAQAYKMAGVKDPLKDFDCFEVHDAYSGVELVSYEDLGFCKPGESGKLMEKGVFDLGGELPTNTSGGLIGFGHPVGATGLAQGIEVLRQLRQEAHPKRQVELNAKRGGMDSHGGTGTFCAINIFERRD encoded by the coding sequence ATGGAAGTATTGGACAAGAAGCGCAGGGTTTACGTGCTCGGTGGCGGCATATCGAAGTTCGCGGCCGAACGCGTGGACGGGAACATGCGCGACTGGATCAATGAGGCGGTGTTGGAGGCCCTCGAGGATTCGGGGACGAGGATAGAAGACATCGAGCACAGCACCACCAGCTACTTCAGTGACCACTTCGACAAACAGTTGAAGGCGGGCGCTATCTTCCACGACAACATCGGCATGTGCCCCAAGCCCAACGTGCGCGTGGAGGGCGGCGGCGGCACCGGAGGTCTGGCAATCCGCAACGCCTATGCCTACATCAAGTCCGGGCTCTGTGACTCGATGATCGTATTCGGCGCGGAGAACATGGGCAGGTGCGTACCCTCGGACGTGGCACAGCAGTTCATCGCCCTGGCCTCCGACACCGACTGGGAAGTGCAGGTGGCTGGCTTTTACATCGCCTATTACGCCATCATGATGGTGACCCACATGGAGAAGTACGGCACCAAGGAAGAGCAGTTCGCCATGGTCAGTGTGAAGAACCACCGCAACGCCATGTACAACCCCAAAGCGCATTACCCCATGGATATCACCGTGGACGACGTCATGAACTCGAAGATGATCACCTACCCCTACAAGCTCCTCGACAACTGCCTGCTCTCCGACGGAGCCGCCTGCATCGTCTTCGCCACCGAGGAGTGGGCGAAGAAGCACAGCACCACCTGGGAGAAGAAACCCACCATCGAGTTGACCGGCACCGGCTGCGGCACCGACTTCATGCGCATGGCCGACCGGCCTTTCCCCTACCCGGGGATAACTCACTTCCGTGGCAAGCGGGAAGGTTCGGCACAGGCCTACAAGATGGCCGGCGTCAAAGACCCGCTCAAGGACTTCGACTGCTTCGAGGTACACGACGCCTATTCCGGCGTGGAGCTTGTGTCCTATGAGGACCTGGGCTTCTGCAAGCCGGGTGAGAGCGGCAAGCTCATGGAGAAGGGCGTCTTCGACCTGGGCGGCGAGCTGCCCACCAACACCTCCGGCGGCCTTATCGGCTTCGGACACCCCGTGGGCGCCACCGGGCTGGCCCAGGGTATCGAGGTGCTGCGCCAGCTGCGCCAGGAGGCGCACCCCAAGCGCCAGGTGGAACTTAACGCCAAGCGAGGCGGCATGGACTCCCACGGCGGCACCGGCACCTTCTGTGCCATCAACATCTTCGAGAGGAGGGATTGA
- a CDS encoding gamma carbonic anhydrase family protein, with protein MLIPYYDKSPRVSPAAFLAEGCQLIGDVRVGANASIWYNAVLRADRGEIVVGDYTSIQDCCVLHGPVHVGDHVTCGHGAILHGATIEDSCVIGMNAVVLDEAVVGHGSIVAAGAVVPQGMQVPPRSMVVGIPAKVTKEFPEGNEEALRQMATAYFDFARPHMPT; from the coding sequence GTGCTGATCCCATACTATGACAAGTCGCCGCGCGTATCTCCGGCGGCGTTCCTGGCAGAGGGTTGCCAGCTCATCGGCGATGTAAGGGTCGGGGCCAACGCCAGCATCTGGTATAATGCCGTCCTGCGGGCGGACCGCGGCGAGATCGTGGTAGGGGATTACACGAGCATCCAGGACTGCTGCGTCCTGCATGGGCCGGTGCATGTCGGAGATCACGTGACCTGCGGGCACGGCGCCATACTGCACGGGGCGACCATCGAGGACAGTTGCGTCATCGGCATGAACGCCGTGGTGCTGGATGAGGCGGTGGTGGGCCACGGCAGCATCGTCGCGGCGGGAGCGGTGGTGCCCCAGGGCATGCAGGTCCCGCCGCGCTCCATGGTCGTCGGGATACCCGCGAAGGTGACCAAGGAATTCCCGGAGGGGAACGAGGAGGCACTGAGGCAGATGGCCACGGCTTACTTCGATTTTGCCCGCCCCCACATGCCGACCTAG
- a CDS encoding zinc ribbon domain-containing protein, protein MPTRLYCPQCLTFGDPKADFCTSCGAKLIPLMRVVIMPFVESGQEPDSLGNFKGLVEREGELQPSQAIGCQMYMSSDLEKARLIISQKDAYFSEAERVLPSLVKSFLDPLGFYDIPEPSEVDLVTEKAANMPTELFVLIQNQYDPEYLFLPEISYFFFRYPRLHTVGSGEDSGFGYVQISAFLLDNRENRIVSRGSGAGLETYDNDGALLDENFSIPLEGQMEVMRKASAQAVENLLKAMKMTK, encoded by the coding sequence GTGCCGACAAGACTATATTGTCCACAGTGTCTTACTTTCGGCGATCCGAAAGCGGACTTCTGCACGTCGTGCGGCGCGAAGTTGATCCCGCTCATGCGCGTGGTGATCATGCCCTTCGTCGAGAGCGGCCAGGAACCGGATTCGCTCGGCAACTTCAAGGGCCTGGTGGAGAGGGAGGGGGAGCTGCAGCCCTCCCAGGCCATCGGCTGCCAGATGTACATGTCGAGTGACCTGGAAAAAGCCCGCCTGATCATCAGCCAGAAGGATGCCTACTTCTCGGAAGCGGAGCGGGTACTGCCCAGCCTGGTCAAGAGCTTCCTGGACCCCCTGGGTTTCTACGATATCCCCGAGCCCAGCGAAGTGGACCTGGTGACGGAGAAAGCCGCAAATATGCCCACCGAGCTCTTCGTCCTCATCCAGAACCAGTATGACCCCGAATACCTCTTCCTGCCGGAGATAAGCTACTTCTTCTTCCGCTACCCGCGCCTGCACACCGTCGGCAGCGGCGAGGACAGCGGCTTCGGCTATGTGCAGATAAGCGCTTTCCTGCTGGACAACCGGGAGAACCGCATCGTCAGCCGTGGCTCCGGAGCGGGCCTCGAGACCTACGACAACGACGGAGCCTTGCTGGACGAGAACTTCTCCATTCCCCTCGAGGGCCAGATGGAAGTCATGCGCAAGGCCAGCGCACAGGCGGTGGAGAACCTGCTGAAAGCGATGAAGATGACCAAGTAG
- the pcrA gene encoding DNA helicase PcrA, whose protein sequence is MTAKSEKAILKDLNPEQREAAMYFDGPLLILAGAGSGKTRVLTHRVALLVGSRGVDPGRILAITFTNKAAEEMRGRIHRLVGPRAGAIWISTFHSACSRILRREAERLGYRKGFVIYDDDDQLRMVGRIIRDMDLDAKRYPPRLVRSLIEDAKNEMVDADSYRDRVRDELTEVVSGVYKAYQKQLFRNNAMDFDDLLLNAVAVFELYPLVLEHYQERFSYVNVDEYQDTNPAQYRLVKLLSAGHRNLCVVGDDDQGIYSWRGADLRNILEFEKDYPEAKVVRLERNYRSTRVILEAANNVVSLIPGRKEKRLWTEREGGEPIRYFFANSGSDETAYVALEINRLLEGGEFGHRDFAVFYRTNAQSRPFEEMLLRFGIPYKIVGGFKFYERKEVKDALAYLRFLLNPDDSVSLRRIINEPKRGIGETTLGHLEAFARAQGIGMWEALQRVDEVPGLGAAGRRKLEGFTGLMQGLKDEAETLSLPELLQVVLERSGYLEAFAREGTFEAEGRAENLQELKNAMVESSASDPAGGLEAFLERVSLVAEIDLYDEEEGAVTLMTLHNAKGLEFPVVFIVGMEDGVFPHMRCMGSRESMEEERRLFYVGVTRARDRLYLTGAAYRSLYGNPKMSPESRFVRDIPRQYLELIVPEGAPGAERTRDRMRQEEIEAMASVFRVGDRVVHANFGEGVVTALTRSRSDLEITVNFPGIGEKLLLLKYAPLRKA, encoded by the coding sequence GTGACCGCAAAGAGCGAGAAGGCGATACTCAAGGACCTCAACCCGGAGCAGCGGGAAGCGGCCATGTATTTCGACGGGCCTCTGCTCATCCTGGCGGGGGCGGGGAGCGGCAAGACCCGCGTGCTCACCCATCGCGTTGCCCTGCTGGTGGGAAGCAGGGGCGTGGACCCCGGGCGCATCCTCGCCATCACTTTCACCAACAAGGCGGCGGAGGAGATGCGGGGAAGGATTCACCGCCTGGTGGGGCCTCGTGCCGGTGCCATCTGGATATCAACCTTCCATTCCGCCTGCTCCCGTATCCTGCGCCGCGAGGCCGAGCGGCTGGGGTACCGCAAGGGGTTCGTCATCTATGACGACGACGACCAACTGCGCATGGTCGGCCGCATCATCCGGGACATGGACCTGGATGCCAAGCGCTATCCCCCGCGTCTGGTGCGCTCCCTCATCGAGGACGCCAAGAACGAGATGGTCGACGCCGACTCCTACCGTGACAGGGTAAGGGACGAGTTGACGGAGGTCGTGTCGGGGGTATACAAGGCCTACCAGAAACAGCTCTTCCGCAACAACGCCATGGACTTCGACGACCTCCTCCTCAATGCCGTGGCGGTCTTCGAGCTCTATCCGCTGGTGCTCGAGCATTACCAGGAGCGGTTCTCCTACGTCAACGTCGATGAGTACCAGGACACCAACCCTGCCCAGTACCGCCTGGTCAAGCTGCTCTCCGCCGGCCACCGCAACCTCTGCGTGGTGGGCGACGACGACCAGGGTATCTATTCCTGGCGCGGTGCCGACTTGCGCAACATCCTGGAGTTCGAGAAGGACTACCCGGAGGCGAAGGTTGTGCGCCTGGAGCGCAACTACCGTTCCACGCGGGTGATCCTGGAGGCCGCTAACAACGTGGTATCGCTCATCCCCGGGCGTAAGGAGAAGAGGTTGTGGACCGAGCGCGAGGGAGGGGAGCCCATAAGGTACTTCTTTGCCAACTCGGGCAGCGACGAGACCGCTTACGTGGCGCTGGAGATCAACCGTCTCCTGGAGGGAGGCGAATTCGGACACCGCGACTTCGCAGTCTTCTACCGCACCAATGCGCAGTCACGCCCCTTCGAGGAGATGCTGCTGCGTTTCGGTATCCCCTACAAGATCGTGGGCGGTTTCAAGTTCTACGAGCGCAAAGAGGTAAAGGACGCCCTGGCCTATCTGAGATTCCTGCTCAACCCGGATGACAGCGTGAGCCTGCGTCGCATCATCAACGAGCCCAAACGCGGTATCGGCGAAACCACCCTGGGACACCTGGAAGCCTTCGCCCGCGCCCAGGGGATCGGGATGTGGGAGGCCCTGCAGCGCGTGGATGAGGTACCCGGTCTTGGTGCGGCGGGACGCAGGAAGCTGGAAGGTTTCACGGGGCTGATGCAGGGCCTCAAGGACGAGGCGGAGACGCTCTCCCTGCCGGAGTTGCTCCAGGTGGTGCTGGAGCGCAGCGGCTACCTCGAAGCCTTCGCCAGGGAGGGGACCTTCGAAGCCGAGGGCAGGGCGGAGAACCTGCAGGAGCTGAAGAACGCAATGGTCGAATCCAGCGCCTCCGATCCCGCGGGAGGCCTGGAGGCTTTCCTGGAACGGGTCTCGCTGGTGGCGGAGATCGACCTCTACGACGAGGAAGAGGGGGCGGTGACCCTCATGACCCTGCACAACGCCAAGGGACTGGAATTCCCGGTGGTCTTCATCGTAGGCATGGAGGACGGCGTATTTCCCCATATGCGCTGCATGGGGAGCAGGGAGAGCATGGAGGAGGAGCGGCGCCTGTTCTACGTGGGGGTCACCCGCGCCCGGGACCGACTCTATCTCACCGGCGCCGCCTACCGCTCTCTCTACGGCAACCCCAAGATGAGCCCCGAGTCGCGCTTCGTGCGGGACATCCCGCGGCAGTACCTCGAATTGATCGTCCCGGAGGGCGCTCCCGGGGCTGAAAGGACCCGGGACCGCATGAGGCAGGAGGAAATCGAGGCCATGGCTTCCGTCTTCCGCGTGGGGGACCGCGTCGTACACGCCAACTTCGGCGAGGGGGTGGTGACGGCGTTGACACGCAGCCGCAGTGATTTGGAGATCACTGTGAATTTTCCAGGTATCGGCGAGAAACTGTTGTTACTCAAGTACGCGCCGTTGCGAAAGGCTTGA